One segment of Pandoraea pnomenusa DNA contains the following:
- a CDS encoding DUF1353 domain-containing protein codes for MSRFLTRLVIENATGCDDGRWRLVADLLYQSDVVGAVITVPRGFVTDLASVPRLPVVYWLTGGTSNEAAAVHDWLYTTKLVTRAVADRVLREASAATCVPAWRRWLMYWGVRLGGASHWTLSAPNGS; via the coding sequence ATGAGCCGTTTTCTGACACGCCTCGTCATCGAGAATGCCACCGGCTGCGACGACGGCCGGTGGCGGTTGGTGGCGGACCTGCTCTATCAATCGGATGTCGTAGGGGCGGTGATCACGGTGCCGCGCGGTTTCGTCACCGATCTCGCGTCGGTACCGCGGCTGCCGGTTGTCTACTGGCTCACCGGCGGAACCTCGAATGAGGCCGCCGCCGTGCATGACTGGCTTTACACGACGAAACTTGTGACCCGGGCGGTGGCCGACCGCGTGCTACGCGAAGCGTCCGCCGCAACCTGCGTGCCGGCCTGGCGCCGCTGGCTCATGTACTGGGGCGTCCGCTTGGGCGGCGCGTCGCACTGGACGCTTTCCGCGCCGAACGGTTCATGA
- a CDS encoding phage holin family protein, which translates to MDDHKTAWTILCLLVLGAAMGIGKLLVSDEVLTWRLIIGRAILGAGASMIAGVVLIQIPDIPPLALLGIGSVLGTVGAQFIELQLKRRAGGFMRGDRG; encoded by the coding sequence ATGGATGACCACAAGACTGCCTGGACGATTCTGTGCCTGCTGGTGCTGGGAGCTGCTATGGGAATCGGGAAACTGCTCGTGAGCGACGAGGTTTTGACGTGGCGACTGATCATCGGTCGCGCGATTTTGGGCGCCGGCGCATCGATGATCGCCGGCGTGGTGCTGATCCAGATTCCGGATATCCCGCCGCTGGCGCTGCTCGGTATCGGCAGTGTGCTCGGCACGGTCGGCGCGCAGTTCATCGAACTGCAGCTCAAGCGCAGGGCCGGCGGTTTCATGCGCGGTGATAGGGGGTGA
- a CDS encoding glycoside hydrolase family 24 protein — MPRIDAASAGGRNALAFLDAIAFSEHTAVGLANSDDGYNVIVGGSPQRPTLFNSYQDHPRILVTIRDKNGAPRIVNGKPLQSTAAGRYQLLARYFDAYRPLLRLTDFSPRSQDLIALRQIREQGAMPDILAGRVSAAFAKCRNIWASLPGAGYGQHENTLDSLLDAYRRAGGVIAP; from the coding sequence ATGCCACGAATCGATGCTGCCTCAGCAGGCGGCAGGAACGCGCTCGCCTTTCTGGATGCGATCGCGTTCAGCGAGCACACCGCCGTCGGGCTGGCCAATTCTGACGACGGCTACAACGTCATCGTCGGCGGCTCGCCGCAGCGCCCGACACTCTTCAACAGTTATCAGGATCACCCGCGCATCCTCGTCACGATCCGAGACAAGAACGGCGCGCCGCGGATCGTCAACGGCAAGCCGCTGCAATCGACCGCGGCGGGGCGCTATCAGCTGCTTGCGCGGTACTTCGATGCCTACCGGCCGTTGCTGCGCCTGACGGACTTCTCGCCGCGCAGCCAGGATCTGATCGCGCTGCGCCAGATCCGCGAGCAGGGCGCCATGCCCGACATTCTGGCCGGCCGAGTCTCGGCGGCCTTTGCCAAGTGCCGAAACATCTGGGCGAGCCTGCCGGGCGCGGGCTACGGACAACACGAAAACACGCTCGACTCTCTGCTCGACGCCTATCGGCGTGCGGGTGGCGTCATTGCACCGTAA
- a CDS encoding DUF4376 domain-containing protein, translating to MPYFQDSKKGLHFLSQEDIEAGFDSLLPSGCEEISDEAARAIQNPPLQLADATAQKMGELYAAYQAASRVDVTYETVAGVKQTFQADESSQSTLLVSTTGYNLVGATPEGFYWVARDNAQVPFTLEDLKGLYAVMLGQGKVAFDKLQTLKAAVRAATTAEAVLAINWA from the coding sequence ATGCCATATTTTCAAGACTCGAAGAAGGGGCTGCATTTTCTCAGCCAAGAAGACATTGAGGCGGGCTTCGATTCTCTGTTGCCGAGTGGATGCGAGGAAATTTCCGACGAGGCAGCGCGAGCCATTCAGAACCCGCCGCTGCAGTTGGCTGATGCAACGGCTCAGAAGATGGGCGAGCTGTATGCGGCCTATCAAGCGGCGTCCCGCGTGGACGTGACATACGAGACCGTGGCCGGTGTCAAGCAGACGTTCCAGGCCGATGAGAGCAGCCAGTCGACGCTGCTGGTATCGACGACAGGCTACAACCTCGTTGGCGCCACGCCCGAAGGGTTTTACTGGGTCGCTCGTGACAACGCGCAGGTGCCCTTCACGCTGGAAGACCTGAAGGGCCTCTATGCCGTCATGCTCGGTCAGGGCAAGGTCGCCTTCGACAAGCTGCAAACCCTCAAGGCGGCAGTGCGCGCTGCCACCACGGCCGAAGCGGTCCTAGCCATCAACTGGGCCTGA